A window of Fundidesulfovibrio putealis DSM 16056 genomic DNA:
CAAGCGCCGCGTGGCCTGGGTCACGCTGAAAGAGCCCGCCCAGCGCGTCTACCTGCGCCTGGAGCTCACCAGCGACAAGGCCCGCCTGCGGGCCGCGCCCGGCTCTCCCATGCGCCTGGACGCCTGGCTGGACCCCGTCCCTCTGCTGGCGGGCAAACTGCCGCTCGTCCTGCCTGCGAAGCCCCTGCGCGGCGCGAGCACCGGCGACCCCGTGTCGGTTTCGCTCTCCCCCGAACCTCTGCCCGACCTGGACCGACTCCTGGCCCCCCATTGAGGCACCACGCCATGCGCCCCCTCCTCCCATGCTTCGCCCTGATGGCCACCCTGCTCTGGACGCCCTTTCCCGCCAGCTCGCAGGAGACGCCTGACCAGACACCCGGCGACCTCTTCGCAGAGGGCTACCGGCACCTGACCGGCCAGGGCGTCCCCAAAGACGCCACCCGCGCCGCAGCCTCCTTCCTGGAGGCCGCCCGCATGGGCGAGCCCCAGGCGCAATTCCAGCTCGGCATCATGTTCATGGACGGACTCGCCGTGCCCCGCGACCTTCTGTGGGCCTGGTTCTGGCTCGACCGCGCCCACGACCACCCCGACCTTCCCGACGCAGCCCGGCAGCTGGCCCAGGGCAGGCTCGCGACGGCCACGCTCCTGCTGACCGCTGATCAGAAGAGGCGTCTGGGCATCAACTGAGGAGAGTTGAGAGAGGGGAGGCAGGAAGTCGGGAGCGATGGCGCGCCGTGAGTAAGCGGCGGCTGCGGGATTCGATCATTGAGGCCTAAGAAGGCCTCCGGCGGCCAAAGGGCTACGCCCTCTGGACACCCATTTCGCTTCGCGGGATATGGCGGCATGCTGTCACGGGATCAAAAACTATAGAGAAAACCTGCGGCGACCTTCCACGAGTCCTGCGCGGCGTTCACGAACCGCGCCCCCCAGATGCTCTTTTGCAGGCCGCCAGGGTGCGCGAACCCCGTCTCCACGATCAGCTTGAGCTGCGGGGTCACCGCGTAGGCGTGATCGAAGTTCACGCCCATCAGGTACTCGTTCACGCTCAGGTTCTTGCCCATGGTCACCATATAACCGGGACCGTTCAGGGCCACGGAGCGCCGAAGCGGCGCGGGATCGTTTGTGCCGCGCATGTACACCGCCGTCAGGCGCGAGGAGAGGTCTTCCATCAGGGACATCCTGTCCAGGGTGACGCCGATTCCCCAGGCCCCGATGGGGCTCGCATACACGCTGGTGGAGTTGTCGAAGGTCTGCCCGGTGCTGAACAGGTAGGAGCCGCCCGCGTTCCAGGTGCGCACCAGGGCAGGCATGCGCTCTGACCCGTTGGCGATGTCCGCGTCCTCGCCTGTGGACCACCAGCCGAACACACGCGGCGTCACCCGGTCGAACCCCGTGTACTCCAGGGCCATGTCCGCGAACAGGCCGCGCCGCTTATTCTTGCCCGCATCCCCCAGGCCCCCGCTTGCGCCTATCAGGTCGGCATAAAGAGCCACGTTCTGCACGGCCAGCTTTGAGGCCGCCCCGCCCCACAGGGTCGACGCCGTGTCCTGCCGGTAGCCCGGCCTGCCCGCGAAGTAGCCCAGGGAGTAGAGCTCCTGGCGGATGTAGCCCAGGTCCGGCGCGCCGTCCGGGCTGCCGACGTAGGGGTGCGCCCCTTGCGCGTTCATGGACAGGGCCAGCGCGGTCCAGGGCGTCACGGAGAATGTCTCCGAGCTGAAGGGCAGGCTGAGGAACGCCATGTCCAGGATGTTGCGCGGGGATGCGGCCACGTCCTCCAGGGCGTTCACGTAGGAGAGCGGCCTGCCGTAGCCCAGGATCAGGTCGGCCCACTCGGCCAGGGGAATCTTCGCGGCCAAGGCCCCCAGCTCCGTGTCCATCACCACGCTGCCGTTGAAGGCCTCGGACTGCGGCAGGGTCACGGTCTGCTTCCCGGCGGTCACCTGCACGTCCGTGCCCGGCACCGTGAACTGGAGATACGCCTTGAACACCTGCACCGACACAGCCGGGTTGTCCACGGTGAGGTAATCGTTTCCCCAGGGTGTGTTGTTCACCTGGAGCCACAGGGTGAACCCCAGGTTGTCCCCCTGGGTGACGTCCGTGCGCAGACGCAGCCGCTGCCACAGGGCGAAGGCGTCCTCGGTCTGCGTCCCGTCCGTGCTCCAGCCGATGAAATTGCGGTTCCTGAAGGACGCGCCGTACACGTAGTGCTCGCCGGACATGCGCACCTGGGCCGGCTCGGCCCGGCCCTCGCCAGCCAGAAACAAAGCCAGGAACGCCAGCGCCAGCGCCTGGGCTCGTGCCAGAGTGTTGTGCCCTGTCATCATGTTGCGTCCATGCCCGATTGCATCATGAATCCACACTACGGGCATACCCCTTTGCAGGTCCAGCAGGCACGCCCGCAGGTTATCGCCGAAAAAATGGCGGACAAGATGACCTGAGCATGCTATGTCCTCGACAATTCCTTGTGCAATCATGCCCTGACCCATGCCGGGCGGGCCTTCCAGCCGCTCCGCCGGGATTGACGGTGTTCCCTGCTCAGGAAATTTCAGTAATCGGGAGAAAAATCATCTTTTTTATCCCGCGCGTGATTCAGGTCACATCTGGTTGTCCGGAAGCGGCCTATTGATGTTGCCAGACGAGGCAATCAGACAACAACCCTTACGGAGGACGACTATGAATATGTTCTGTTATCAGTGTGAGCAGACCAGCCACGGCAAGGGCTGCGACAAGATTGGCGTGTGCAGCAAGGACGAGACCACCTCCAACCTTCAGGACCTCCTGGTTTACGCGCTGCGGGGCCTCTCCCTGGTGGCCGAGGAAGGCCGCAAGGTCGGCGTGGTTGACGTAAACGCAGACCGCCACGTGCCCGCCATGCTCTTCTCCACCCTGACCAACGTGAACTTCGATCCCGCCCGCTTCCAGGCCTGGATCAAGCAGACCGTCCAGCTGCGCGACGCCCTGGCCGCCAAGGTCAAGGCCGCTGGTGGAACCATCCCCGGCCACGCCACCGTCACCTTCACTCCCGCCGCCGACCTGGCCGGACTGATCGCCCAGGCCTCCGAAGGCAAGGGCGGCATGAAGGACAATCCCGACACCGATCCGGACATCGTGTCGCTCCAGCACATGGTGCTGTTCGGCCTGAAGGGCGTCGCCGCCTACGCCGACCATGCCCGCATCCTCGGCGTCGAGAACAAGGAAATTTACGACTACATCCACGAGGCCATGGCCGCCGCCACCAAGCCGGGCCTGGGCATGGACTACTGGTTCAACTCCTGCATCCGCTGCGGCCAGGTCAACCTGCTGGCCATGGAAGCGCTGGACAAGGGCAACACCGACACCTACGGCCACCCCAAGCCCACCGGCGTGCCGCTGGGACAGATCAAGGGCAAGGCCATCCTGATCACCGGCCACGACCTGAAGGACCTGGAAGAGCTCCTGAAGCAGACCGTGGGCAAGGGCATCAACGTGTACACACACGGCGAGATGCTGCCCACCCACGGCTACCCCAAGCTGAAGGAGACCTACCCGCACCTCTACGGCCACTACGGCACCGCCTGGCAGAACCAGCAGAAAGAGTTCGCCGCCTTCCCCGGCGCGGTCCTCTTCACCACCAACTGCCTGATGAAGCCCGCCCAGTCCTACGCGGACAACGTCTTCACCCACGGCCTGGTCGGCTTCCCCGGCATCAAGCACGTTGAAGGCTACGACTTCTCCGCCGTGATCGAACACGCCCTGAAGATGCCCGGCTTCACAGCCGACGCCCCCGGCAAGCAGGTGCTCACCGGCTTTGGCCGCAACGCGGTGCTGGGCGTCGCCGACAAGGTCATCGACGCCGTGAAGTCCGGCGCCATCCGCCACTTCTTCCTGGTGGCAGGCTGCGACGGCGCCAAGCCCGGCCGCAACTACTACACCGAGTTCGTCGAAAAGCTGCCCCAGGACACCGTGGTCCTGACCCTGGCTTGCGGCAAGTTCCGCTTCTTCGACAAGGACCTGGGCAACATCGGCGGCATCCCGAGGCTCCTGGACATCGGCCAGTGCAACGACGCCTACTCCGCCATCCAGATCGCCGTGGCCCTGGCCGGAGCCTTCAAGTGCGACGTGAACGAGCTGCCCCTGTCCATGATCCTGTCCTGGTACGAGCAGAAGGCCGTGGCCATTCTGCTGACCCTGGTGGCGCTCGGCATCAAGAACGTGCGCCTGGGACCCAGCCTGCCCGCCTTCATCACCCCCAACGTGCTGAAGGTGCTGGTGGACAAGCTGAACATCATGCCCATCACCACCCCGGACGAGGACATCAAGGCCATCCTGGGCTAGTTGACAGATAGTTTCCCATCCTCCACCACCAACCACCCGCAAACCGGAAACGGCCGACGCGAAAGCGTCGGCCGTTTTCGCGTCTGCACGGATTGCACCTATTCTTGTAAATGGATCGAGGAAACAGCAAGCGGTACAAAACTCAGAAATGGCGGCTACACGCCAACACTGAATGTCAATTGCTTATACCAGTTTATTGACGTATATATTTAATTTGACAGGAATATCCTTTCTTGCAATGCCAGTCCATCGGATTATGGCATTCGCCACCGCCTCTCGACTCACCTCTTTTCACTAACGCAAGGAGGTACCACCATGAGACGGTCTTTTCTTCTGTTCGTCCTGATTTCACTGCTCCTCACCCTGACTCTCCCCGCACGCGCAGCTGACCAGCCATCAGCTGCACCTGGCCCAACAATTGTGCCAGTTATCATGCAACTCGCCATTCCCCCACCTCAGGATGCGAAACAGTCGGGCATACCCCACGAGCCCATGCCTGAAGAGCTTCTCTATGGTGTCCTTTCTGTTGGATACGCATTGGTTGGTTTCGCTGTTCTTTTCATATTCCTGAAACTGCGCTCCGATCAGCAGTGGTCCTTAGGACGCGCACTTTCAGAAAACACGGTAATGGAACAACAAGACGATGAAGCCCAATGCAAGAAGAAACTGGTTTATATCGATCTGCCGAGTTCCAGCAGACTCATCGCTTTCCTGGGCATGATCGTACTCCTTTCGATTTTTCTGGCATTGGGAACGGTGATGGTCTGGACGCTGGGCAGGACAGGAAAAATCACGTCAATGGGCGACGCCCAAGGTTTCCTGTGGGCGGGGCTTAGCATGTTCGCCCCGTATCTGATCAGCCAAAGCAAGGATGCACTCAAGGCGTTCGGGTGTGATCCCGCCGTGACTCCACCGACCACGGGAAAAGCACACCAGCCAGACGGGACTCGCTCGACCCCAGCCCCCAATGCAAGCCCAGCACCGAAGCCATCACCCGGTCCTTCCCCTGTCATGGTCCCGGCCCCATACACCCCCCCTGCACACAGCGGAGGCAGTGGACAAAGCCAGAATGGCTAAGCCTGGGTAGGCAACGTGCCGGGCTCTGCCCGGACCCGCCAGGAGGATGATCCCCCTGGGCCCTCAGTGGGCTTCGCAGGCAACACCGTCACTTTTCAGATTTCTCGCAAGAAAGCCCAGAAACGCGCAAAGCCGCGTTTCTGGGCTGTTATTTCTTATGATCGACAAGGGCTAGAACTGAGACAGGCGGGTCAGCCCCCTGCCCCAAATACACAACACTCCCGCGCACGACGCGAAGCTAAGAGCCGGGTCCAGGGGAGGCTTCTCCCCTGGCGGGTGCAGGGCGGAGCCCGCCGGGTCTGGGCGGAGCCCAGCCTCTCTCTCACCTGCTTTTCAACCTAACCCAGGAAAACCATTATACTTTATTATTGAAAACATGTTCATGCTTTCAATAACGAGGGTGCTACCCCAGATACGCCTTCTTCACGCGCTCGTCGCCCGCGAGTTCCTTGGCGTCGCCCTCGGCCACGATGTTTCCCGCCTCAAGCACGTAGGCGCGGTGGGCGGTCTTCATGGCGAGGTTGGCGTTCTGCTCCACCAGCAGGATGGTGACGCCTTCGGAGTTCAAATCAGCGATGATCTGGAAGATCTCCTGCACGATGATGGGCGCAAGCCCCAGGCTCGGCTCGTCCAGAAGCAGGAGCTTCGGGCGGCACATCATGGCGCGGCCGATGGCCAGCATCTGCTGCTCGCCGCCGGAGAGCGTCCCGGCCAGCTGCCCGGCGCGCTCCTTGAGGCGCGGAAAGAGCCCGTAGACCTTTTCCAGGTCGGCCTGCACCCCGGCCTTGTCGGAGCGGATGTAGGCTCCGAGCTCCAGGTTGTCGCGCACGGATTGGCGGGCCAGCACCTGGCGCCCCTCGGGGCAGTGGGCCAAGCCCAGGCGCAGCACCTTGTCCGGGGTGAGCCCGGCGAGGTCATGCCCGTCAAAGCTGATGGTGCCGGATTTCGGGGAGATGAGGCGCGAGATGGCGCGCAGGATGGTGGTCTTGCCCGCGCCGTTGGCTCCGATGAGCGTGACGATCTCGCCCTGGTCGACGCGGATGGTGGCGTCGCGCACGGCAAGCACCGGACCATAGGCCAGGGTGACTCCGGAGAGCTCAAGCATGGGACACCTCCGGCTTGACCATCGCCGTCTCGGGCGACTCGCCCAGGTAGGCCTCCACCACGGCGGGGTTGGCCTGCACCTCTTCGGGGCTGCCCACAGCCAGAAGCTCGCCGAAGTTGAGCACCGCGACGTTCTTGCACAGGCCCATGACCATGGGCACGTTGTGTTCGATGAACAGCACCGTGAGCTCGAAGCGGTCGCGGATGTCGCGGATGAAGCGGGCAAGGTCCTGCTTCTCGGAGGGGTTCATGCCTGCGGCGGGTTCGTCCAGAAGCAGCAGCTTGGGGGACAGGGCCAGGGCGCGGGCGATCTCCAGGCGGCGGCGCGCGCCGTAGGGCAGGCTGGCCGCTGGCGCATCCGCACGGTCGGAGAGGCCGACGAGGTCCACCAGGGAGCGGGCGCGCTCCAGGGCGTCGCGCTCGTGCTCGCGGGCGGCCTTGGTGCCGAAGACGCCAGCCCAGAGGCCTGCGCCGTCCTGGGACGTGCCCAGGGCGTGACGCGGGATGCGCACGTTGTCCAGCACGCTCATGCCGCCGAAAAGCCGGATATTCTGGAAGGTGCGGGCCATGCCCAGACGCGCGATGACGTCCGGGTCCATGCCGGTGATGTCGCGGCCCATGAAGCGCACCGTGCCGGAGCTTGGGCGCGTAAGCCCGGTGAGCATGTTGAACAGGGTGGTCTTGCCCGCGCCGTTGGGGCCGATCAGGCCGAAGATTTCGCCCTCGGCCACCTCGAACCCGACGCCCATGACGGCCATCAGGCCGCCGAAACTCTTGGAGAGGTTCTCCACGGAGAGGACGGCGCTCATGATTTTCTCCGGGAGAAGAGGCCCACGATGCCTT
This region includes:
- a CDS encoding tetratricopeptide repeat protein, whose protein sequence is MRPLLPCFALMATLLWTPFPASSQETPDQTPGDLFAEGYRHLTGQGVPKDATRAAASFLEAARMGEPQAQFQLGIMFMDGLAVPRDLLWAWFWLDRAHDHPDLPDAARQLAQGRLATATLLLTADQKRRLGIN
- a CDS encoding outer membrane homotrimeric porin, with the protein product MMTGHNTLARAQALALAFLALFLAGEGRAEPAQVRMSGEHYVYGASFRNRNFIGWSTDGTQTEDAFALWQRLRLRTDVTQGDNLGFTLWLQVNNTPWGNDYLTVDNPAVSVQVFKAYLQFTVPGTDVQVTAGKQTVTLPQSEAFNGSVVMDTELGALAAKIPLAEWADLILGYGRPLSYVNALEDVAASPRNILDMAFLSLPFSSETFSVTPWTALALSMNAQGAHPYVGSPDGAPDLGYIRQELYSLGYFAGRPGYRQDTASTLWGGAASKLAVQNVALYADLIGASGGLGDAGKNKRRGLFADMALEYTGFDRVTPRVFGWWSTGEDADIANGSERMPALVRTWNAGGSYLFSTGQTFDNSTSVYASPIGAWGIGVTLDRMSLMEDLSSRLTAVYMRGTNDPAPLRRSVALNGPGYMVTMGKNLSVNEYLMGVNFDHAYAVTPQLKLIVETGFAHPGGLQKSIWGARFVNAAQDSWKVAAGFLYSF
- the hcp gene encoding hydroxylamine reductase: MFCYQCEQTSHGKGCDKIGVCSKDETTSNLQDLLVYALRGLSLVAEEGRKVGVVDVNADRHVPAMLFSTLTNVNFDPARFQAWIKQTVQLRDALAAKVKAAGGTIPGHATVTFTPAADLAGLIAQASEGKGGMKDNPDTDPDIVSLQHMVLFGLKGVAAYADHARILGVENKEIYDYIHEAMAAATKPGLGMDYWFNSCIRCGQVNLLAMEALDKGNTDTYGHPKPTGVPLGQIKGKAILITGHDLKDLEELLKQTVGKGINVYTHGEMLPTHGYPKLKETYPHLYGHYGTAWQNQQKEFAAFPGAVLFTTNCLMKPAQSYADNVFTHGLVGFPGIKHVEGYDFSAVIEHALKMPGFTADAPGKQVLTGFGRNAVLGVADKVIDAVKSGAIRHFFLVAGCDGAKPGRNYYTEFVEKLPQDTVVLTLACGKFRFFDKDLGNIGGIPRLLDIGQCNDAYSAIQIAVALAGAFKCDVNELPLSMILSWYEQKAVAILLTLVALGIKNVRLGPSLPAFITPNVLKVLVDKLNIMPITTPDEDIKAILG
- a CDS encoding ABC transporter ATP-binding protein, with translation MLELSGVTLAYGPVLAVRDATIRVDQGEIVTLIGANGAGKTTILRAISRLISPKSGTISFDGHDLAGLTPDKVLRLGLAHCPEGRQVLARQSVRDNLELGAYIRSDKAGVQADLEKVYGLFPRLKERAGQLAGTLSGGEQQMLAIGRAMMCRPKLLLLDEPSLGLAPIIVQEIFQIIADLNSEGVTILLVEQNANLAMKTAHRAYVLEAGNIVAEGDAKELAGDERVKKAYLG
- a CDS encoding ABC transporter ATP-binding protein; this encodes MSAVLSVENLSKSFGGLMAVMGVGFEVAEGEIFGLIGPNGAGKTTLFNMLTGLTRPSSGTVRFMGRDITGMDPDVIARLGMARTFQNIRLFGGMSVLDNVRIPRHALGTSQDGAGLWAGVFGTKAAREHERDALERARSLVDLVGLSDRADAPAASLPYGARRRLEIARALALSPKLLLLDEPAAGMNPSEKQDLARFIRDIRDRFELTVLFIEHNVPMVMGLCKNVAVLNFGELLAVGSPEEVQANPAVVEAYLGESPETAMVKPEVSHA